A DNA window from Ctenopharyngodon idella isolate HZGC_01 chromosome 10, HZGC01, whole genome shotgun sequence contains the following coding sequences:
- the cldn23.1 gene encoding claudin 23a produces the protein MRTPGILIFGMVLAPCGWILDLTSTVAPNWRTINNLAGEAVDLVVEQGIWDICRTSTTSRSQLCNQRTNDKTYFDNQIIPIAQGMMVASLIVTILGLVVATPGVRCWKDRPRWILASLGGLLIFCSGVLTIIPIAWYTNLLNSLNSTSVKRDPLRPDDIRVGYCIVLGYIGGIMEVLGGLVMFIGICSCCGGRNRGEKPQAKTERQTTRPVDRPTPLPRVNIPRSISSRSSVPYSQKSLDDDLDFPRAKTRDRGSVNTSYTGRPYDADL, from the coding sequence ATGCGCACTCCGGGGATCTTGATATTCGGCATGGTCCTGGCACCCTGTGGATGGATCCTAGACCTGACCAGCACAGTTGCGCCCAACTGGCGCACAATCAACAACCTGGCAGGCGAAGCTGTGGATCTGGTGGTGGAACAAGGAATCTGGGACATCTGCAGGACCTCCACAACATCTAGATCGCAACTGTGCAACCAGCGTACCAATGACAAAACGTACTTTGACAATCAGATTATTCCGATCGCTCAAGGAATGATGGTTGCGTCTTTGATCGTGACCATACTTGGCCTGGTGGTGGCAACACCTGGAGTCAGATGCTGGAAGGACAGACCAAGGTGGATCCTGGCTTCTCTGGGTGGCCTCCTCATCTTCTGCTCCGGAGTCCTGACCATTATTCCCATTGCTTGGTACACTAATCTGCTCAACAGCCTCAACTCCACCTCGGTCAAAAGAGACCCACTGAGACCGGATGACATTCGTGTAGGATACTGCATCGTTTTGGGCTACATCGGAGGCATCATGGAGGTCCTCGGTGGTTTAGTGATGTTCATCGGGATCTGCTCCTGCTGCGGTGGACGGAACCGCGGAGAAAAGCCTCAAGCCAAAACAGAAAGGCAGACGACCAGGCCGGTGGACAGACCGACGCCTCTGCCGAGGGTCAACATACCGAGAAGCATCAGCAGTAGAAGCAGCGTACCTTACTCGCAGAAGTCACTGGATGACGACCTGGACTTCCCAAGAGCCAAAACCCGGGACAGGGGATCTGTCAACACTTCCTACACTGGAAGACCTTACGATGCTGATCTGTAA
- the cldn23.2 gene encoding claudin-23: protein MRTPGIFIFGMVLAPCGWILELTSTVAPGWRTINNIPGESSDLVLQQGLWDICRTFTSSRDILCNQQDTQYFSAQIIQIARGLMLASLILNVIAIGVASAGVRCWTDNPQWTVAGIGGLLIFISGVLTIIPVAWYTHIMTSIFSTSTDIRVGYCLVLGFIGGIMEVLGGLVMSIGLCRCCDGRKRDQRPRTNAVKSARDLSPPHRVIVPSVISVSSASSASSVPYYSKQSEMDFTRAKTQQDRPVNTAYKAPYDSDL, encoded by the coding sequence ATGCGAACTCCTGGAATTTTTATTTTCGGGATGGTGCTCGCACCTTGCGGGTGGATTCTGGAGCTGACCAGCACCGTGGCACCAGGCTGGCGCACGATTAACAACATCCCTGGAGAATCCTCCGATCTGGTCCTCCAGCAAGGATTATGGGACATCTGCAGGACTTTCACATCATCCCGGGATATTCTTTGCAACCAACAGGACACGCAGTACTTCAGCGCTCAGATCATCCAGATCGCGCGAGGATTGATGCTGGCGTCACTCATTCTCAATGTCATTGCCATCGGCGTGGCATCAGCCGGAGTCAGATGCTGGACTGATAACCCACAGTGGACTGTCGCTGGGATCGGTGGTCTTCTCATCTTCATCTCAGGGGTCCTCACCATCATACCAGTGGCGTGGTACACTCACATCATGACCTCCATCTTCTCCACATCCACCGATATTCGTGTAGGATACTGCCTGGTTCTGGGCTTCATCGGTGGGATCATGGAGGTGCTCGGAGGTTTGGTGATGTCCATCGGGTTGTGTCGGTGCTGTGACGGTCGAAAGCGCGATCAAAGGCCGAGAACAAATGCGGTGAAGTCCGCGCGCGATCTATCTCCACCACACAGAGTCATAGTGCCCAGTGTAATCAGCGTGAGCAGCGCGAGCAGCGCCAGTAGTGTCCCGTATTACTCCAAACAAAGTGAGATGGACTTCACACGAGCGAAGACGCAACAGGACAGACCAGTGAACACGGCGTATAAAGCACCTTACGACTCAGATTTGTAA